The following proteins come from a genomic window of Brachionichthys hirsutus isolate HB-005 chromosome 20, CSIRO-AGI_Bhir_v1, whole genome shotgun sequence:
- the wasf1 gene encoding actin-binding protein WASF1 has protein sequence MPLVKRTIEPRHLCHTVLPRNIKNELECVTNISLANVIRQLSSLSKYAEDLFGDLFNEAHTFSFRVNSLQERVDRLSISVTQLDPKEEELSLQDITMRKAFRSSTIQDQQLFDRTSLPVPLQETFQTCEQPPPLNILTPYRDDGKEGLKFYTNPSYFFDLWREKMLQDTEDKRKERRKQKLQDPRMYDQVYRYLDLPGQLKAIDRPQELEKVPRAPHDRKKEWQKLALGAELAQDVADDNHGEANGSATNHDNRAPLYMEHLDGPFSLAALPYSQMNELLNRTGDRMYSRPNDPPPPPPLMHPLGEIKPPSVISSSSGFSDSRPQSPARTAGLNSNTPPPPPPLPPPPPPLPSTGHRGTPPPPIPPLPLQQQLPVIPPAPAPLQIAPGVLHPAPPPVAPPLHSSSPARFHQLLDRSQPMGSGTQSDGTILPPPPPPPPLPLTGARTSSPRLSGPPPIPAFPSVGAMASPPPHGFLDVGAKRHHPASLPPISDARSVLLEAIRKGIQLRKVEEQREQEAKHERVGNDVATILSRRIAVEYSDSEDESEFEEGDWME, from the exons ATGCCGCTGGTGAAGCGCACCATTGAGCCCAGGCACCTGTGCCACACGGTGCTGCCAAGAAACATCAAGAATGAGCTGGAGTGCGTGACCAACATCTCCCTGGCCAACGTCATCCGCCAGCTCAGCAGCCTGA gtaaATATGCAGAAGACCTGTTTGGAGACCTGTTCAATGAGGCCCACACCTTCTCCTTCAGGGTGAACTCCCTGCAGGAGCGAGTGGACCGCCTCTCCATCAGCGTCACACAGCTGGACCCCAAAGAGGAGGAAC tgtCTCTTCAGGACATCACCATGAGGAAGGCTTTCAGGAGTTCCACCATTCAGGACCAGCAGCTGTTTGACCGCACCTCACTGCCCGTCCCACTGCAGGAGACCTTCCAGACATGTGAACAGCCTCCCCCCCTCAACATCCTCACGCCCTACAG GGATGATGGGAAGGAGGGTCTGAAGTTCTACACTAATCCGTCCTATTTCTTTGACCTGTGGAGAgagaagatgctgcaggacacagaggacaagaggaaggagaggcggAAACAGAAG TTGCAGGACCCCCGCATGTACGATCAGGTCTATAGATACTTAGACCTTCCGGGGCAG CTGAAGGCGATAGACCGCCCACAAGAGCTGGAGAAGGTACCGCGGGCGCCTCACGATCGTAAGAAGGAGTGGCAGAAACTGGCGCTGGGCGCCGAGCTTGCCCAGGACGTCGCCGACGACAACCACGGCGAAGCGAACGGCTCGGCGACGAACCACGACAACAG GGCACCGTTGTACATGGAGCATTTGGACGGGCCCTTCTCGCTGGCGGCGCTGCCCTACAGCCAGATGAACGAGCTACTGAACCGCACGGGGGACAGAATGTATTCGCGGCCCAATGACCCTCCGCCACCTCCGCCCCTCATGCACCCGCTGGGAGAGATCAAGCCGCCCTCTGTCATCAG CTCCAGTTCGGGTTTTTCGGACAGCAGACCCCAGTCTCCTGCCCGGACAGCGGGCCTCAACTCCaacactcctcctccaccgcctcctcttccccctccGCCTCCCCCTTTACCTTCCACAGGTCACAGGGGtacgcctcctcctcccatccctcctcTACCACTCCAGCAACAGCTCCCAGTCATCCCTCCGGCCCCCGCTCCTCTCCAGATTGCCCCAGGCGTGCTCCACCCTGCGCCTCCGCCCGTGGCGCCTcccctccactcctcctccccgGCCCGTTTCCATCAGCTCTTGGACAGGAGCCAGCCCATGGGTTCGGGGACCCAGTCGGATGGCACTATTCTGCCACCTCCCCCACCACCCCCGCCTCTGCCGCTCACTGGGGCACGGACCTCCTCGCCCCGTCTGTCAGGTCCGCCACCCATTCCGGCATTCCCTTCAGTAGGAGCCATGGCCTCGCCGCCGCCCCACGGCTTCCTGGACGTGGGGGCCAAGAGGCACCATCCAGCCAGCCTGCCTCCCATCAGCGATGCACGCAGCGTTCTGCTGGAAGCAATCAGGAAAG GCATTCAGCTGCggaaggtggaggagcagcgggagcAGGAGGCCAAGCACGAGCGCGTCGGCAACGACGTGGCCACCATCCTGTCTCGCCGCATCGCCGTGGAGTATTCCGACTCGGAGGACGAGTCGGAGTTCGAGGAAGGAGACTGGATGGAGTGA